The Haloplanus sp. CK5-1 genome contains a region encoding:
- a CDS encoding riboflavin synthase, whose product MFTGIVEGTGEVIGVDDADGGRRLRLCHGFDAVAEGQSISVSGACLTVERHDDDWFEVFLAEETVEKTYLGSVAIGDAVNLERAMPAEGRFDGHVVQGHVDGVATVEAVERVGDDWRFTFGLPDDLRRYVVSKGSIALDGISLTVAALDDDAGTVSVAIIPTTYDLTTLSEKAAGDPVHVEVDVVAKYVERLV is encoded by the coding sequence ATGTTCACGGGCATCGTCGAGGGGACGGGAGAAGTGATCGGCGTCGACGACGCCGACGGGGGTCGTCGCCTCCGCCTGTGCCACGGCTTCGACGCCGTCGCGGAGGGCCAGTCGATCAGCGTGAGCGGCGCCTGTCTCACGGTCGAACGCCACGACGACGACTGGTTCGAGGTGTTCCTCGCCGAGGAGACGGTCGAGAAGACGTACCTCGGGAGCGTCGCGATCGGAGACGCGGTCAACCTCGAACGCGCCATGCCCGCGGAGGGACGGTTCGACGGCCACGTCGTCCAGGGCCACGTCGACGGCGTCGCGACGGTCGAGGCGGTCGAGCGGGTCGGCGACGACTGGCGGTTCACGTTCGGCCTCCCCGACGACCTGCGGCGCTACGTGGTCTCGAAGGGCTCCATCGCGCTCGACGGCATCAGCCTCACCGTCGCGGCGCTCGACGACGACGCCGGGACGGTGTCGGTCGCGATCATCCCGACGACGTACGACCTGACGACGCTCTCCGAAAAGGCGGCTGGCGACCCCGTCCACGTCGAGGTGGACGTGGTGGCGAAGTACGTCGAGCGACTGGTTTAG
- a CDS encoding DUF6432 family protein, with protein sequence MKAKREFRDRPDVQVAVLDELVDRREEGMTVFELRAAADLDIDTLEGALADLKDDSLISVEATDGRTVVLPDDRVVPDPADPPDDDGSLVDAVRDRLGL encoded by the coding sequence ATGAAGGCCAAGCGGGAGTTCCGGGACCGGCCGGACGTGCAAGTGGCAGTCCTCGACGAGTTGGTCGACCGCCGCGAGGAGGGAATGACCGTGTTCGAACTCCGTGCGGCCGCCGACCTCGACATCGACACGCTCGAGGGCGCGCTCGCCGACCTGAAAGACGACTCGCTCATCTCGGTCGAGGCCACCGACGGCCGGACGGTCGTCCTCCCGGACGACCGCGTCGTCCCCGATCCGGCCGATCCGCCGGACGACGACGGGAGCCTGGTCGACGCCGTCCGCGACCGCCTCGGGCTCTGA
- a CDS encoding M24 family metallopeptidase, producing MTGGADAAARAVESALDSADAGVVAAAVELAAATPADGHLRVDGDPLTADRLATVADGGVRRAGGDPSGATTVEPAGELAAGRPVRVALEPRVDGVAGPLSRTFVVDGRGGWERRAAVAVGMAHDAVRRVVEPGLPARRVVDEAIAELGAYGLAADGPVARSVGSRVLDFSTDDSLDAGDVFVLDPIATETDRGRVRIGTCYTVTESGCRPLGSTPTSLSTGAYDSSE from the coding sequence GTGACGGGCGGGGCCGACGCCGCGGCGCGAGCGGTCGAATCCGCACTCGACTCCGCCGACGCCGGCGTCGTCGCCGCCGCGGTCGAACTCGCGGCCGCGACGCCGGCCGACGGCCACCTGCGCGTCGACGGCGACCCGCTCACGGCCGACCGACTGGCGACCGTCGCCGACGGCGGGGTACGCCGGGCGGGCGGCGACCCGTCGGGCGCGACGACCGTCGAACCCGCGGGAGAACTGGCTGCTGGACGTCCGGTACGTGTCGCCCTCGAACCCCGGGTAGACGGGGTCGCCGGCCCGCTATCGCGGACGTTCGTCGTCGACGGGCGCGGCGGGTGGGAGCGTCGGGCCGCCGTCGCGGTCGGCATGGCACACGACGCCGTCCGACGGGTCGTCGAACCCGGACTGCCCGCCCGACGGGTCGTCGACGAGGCGATCGCCGAACTGGGGGCGTACGGCCTCGCAGCCGACGGCCCCGTGGCGCGGTCGGTCGGGAGCCGGGTCCTCGACTTCTCGACGGACGACTCCCTCGACGCCGGCGACGTCTTCGTCCTCGATCCGATCGCGACCGAGACGGATCGCGGCCGCGTCCGGATCGGGACGTGTTACACGGTCACCGAGTCGGGCTGTCGACCGCTCGGGTCGACGCCGACGTCGCTGTCGACGGGGGCGTACGACAGTAGCGAGTGA
- a CDS encoding DUF7533 family protein codes for MRLGIIETVGLAASLIFAIPLGLFGIESLLSGRPALGGGLVVVAVLMVVLPRRLTTPADLPGAVVERVVGSAVKEPDADDEERRTD; via the coding sequence ATGCGACTCGGGATCATCGAGACGGTCGGGCTGGCGGCGTCGCTGATCTTCGCCATCCCGCTCGGTCTGTTCGGGATCGAGAGCCTCCTCTCGGGCCGCCCGGCGCTCGGGGGCGGCCTCGTCGTCGTCGCGGTCCTGATGGTCGTGCTCCCGCGTCGGCTCACGACCCCCGCCGACCTGCCGGGCGCGGTCGTCGAGCGGGTCGTCGGGAGCGCGGTGAAAGAGCCCGACGCCGACGACGAGGAGCGTCGTACCGACTGA
- a CDS encoding PrsW family intramembrane metalloprotease, with protein sequence MSRRRDPVEERADDATDLYDVATWERRGPLDAVASGIYRVSVASARLFVVGVALLILVAIGGLSALTDPQIGVLTALSAIPALALTVYVRYSDVTSNEPLSLLVATFLLGVLTANFAAVLNSYTRGLFAGLGFLGTVLFFFLVVGPVEETVKLLAVRLYAYGTDSFEAVVDGAVYGAVAGLGFATIENALYITQSVDVAPATAGLGIIGAGGGITAIRALAGPGHVIYSAFAGYYLGLAKFNPRNRGPIVVKGLLIATLIHATYNATVGIASGLIGFATGLPQLPAFLVYVLIYDGIFGLILFRKIRRYNQTYRTVHEDEAAEESVVESEVTEFDP encoded by the coding sequence ATGTCGCGCAGACGGGACCCGGTCGAGGAACGCGCCGACGACGCCACGGACCTTTACGACGTCGCTACGTGGGAGCGGCGCGGCCCACTCGACGCCGTCGCGTCCGGCATCTACCGCGTCTCCGTCGCCTCGGCCCGCCTGTTCGTCGTCGGCGTCGCACTCCTCATCCTCGTCGCTATCGGCGGGTTGAGCGCGCTGACCGACCCACAGATCGGGGTGTTGACCGCCCTTTCGGCCATCCCCGCGCTCGCGCTCACCGTCTACGTCCGCTACTCGGACGTGACGTCCAACGAACCCCTCTCCCTGCTCGTCGCCACGTTCTTGCTCGGCGTCCTGACGGCCAACTTCGCCGCGGTCCTCAACTCCTACACCCGCGGGCTCTTCGCCGGCCTCGGCTTCCTCGGGACAGTCCTCTTTTTCTTCCTCGTCGTCGGCCCCGTCGAGGAGACGGTGAAGCTCCTGGCCGTGCGCCTCTACGCCTACGGCACCGACAGTTTCGAGGCCGTCGTCGACGGGGCGGTGTACGGTGCGGTCGCCGGACTGGGCTTCGCCACCATCGAGAACGCCCTCTATATCACCCAGAGCGTCGACGTCGCACCGGCCACCGCCGGACTCGGCATCATCGGGGCCGGCGGCGGCATCACCGCAATCCGCGCGCTGGCCGGACCGGGCCACGTCATCTACTCCGCCTTCGCGGGCTACTACCTCGGCCTCGCGAAGTTCAACCCGCGGAACCGTGGCCCCATCGTCGTCAAGGGACTGCTCATCGCCACGCTCATCCACGCCACCTACAACGCCACGGTCGGTATCGCCTCGGGGCTGATCGGGTTCGCGACCGGCCTGCCACAACTCCCCGCCTTCCTGGTGTACGTCCTCATCTACGACGGCATCTTCGGGCTGATCCTCTTCCGGAAGATCCGGCGGTACAACCAAACCTACCGGACGGTCCACGAGGACGAGGCGGCCGAGGAGTCGGTCGTCGAGTCCGAGGTGACGGAGTTCGACCCCTAA
- a CDS encoding carboxypeptidase M32, producing the protein MSDTTAYDDLLDRVGRIANVSHAGELLSWDQQVMMPEKGTPARSRQLSALSAVEHDLLTADELGGLLDDLEAADLPDERRAVVREVRRERERAVRVPTELVERISAASSEALTAWREARTDDDFETFAPHLEELLDLKRRYAEHIDPDRDPYEVLFEEYEPCLPLEHAEEVLTTLREAVVPLVDGVRASEADLATDAFAGTFEADRQEALMRDVLDDLGYPWERGRLDAAPHPFSTGTTYDARITTRYDESDPMGALLSTIHEFGHATYTLGLPDDAYGSPLGEARDLSIHESQSRLWENHVGRSTAFWERCLPRVRDHLDVGDVSVREAYEAVNAVDPTNLVRVEADELTYHLHIVLRFEIERDLIRGGLDVAEVPAVWNEKMASYLGVRPETDAEGCLQDIHWSHGNFGYFPTYSLGSVIAAQLFDAADRDVDGLDDSIRRGEFDPLHEWLTDRIHRHGKRFETNELVRRATGSDVAADAFVDYATEKYTELYDIDR; encoded by the coding sequence ATGAGCGACACGACCGCGTACGACGACCTGCTCGACCGGGTGGGTCGGATCGCGAACGTCTCCCACGCCGGCGAACTGCTCTCCTGGGACCAGCAGGTGATGATGCCCGAAAAGGGGACGCCCGCCCGGTCACGACAGCTCTCGGCGCTCTCGGCGGTTGAACACGACCTGCTCACGGCCGACGAACTCGGTGGGCTCCTCGACGACTTGGAGGCCGCCGACCTCCCCGACGAGCGACGGGCGGTCGTCCGCGAGGTGCGCCGCGAACGCGAACGCGCGGTCCGGGTCCCGACGGAACTGGTCGAGCGCATCTCGGCCGCCTCTTCGGAGGCGCTGACCGCGTGGCGCGAGGCCCGGACGGACGACGACTTCGAGACGTTCGCCCCCCACCTCGAGGAACTGCTCGACCTCAAGCGCCGCTACGCCGAGCATATCGACCCCGACCGCGACCCCTACGAGGTGCTGTTCGAGGAGTACGAACCCTGCCTTCCCCTCGAACACGCCGAGGAGGTGTTGACGACGCTCCGGGAGGCGGTGGTACCCCTCGTCGACGGCGTTCGGGCGTCCGAGGCCGACCTCGCGACCGACGCCTTCGCCGGGACGTTCGAGGCCGACCGACAGGAGGCGCTGATGCGGGACGTCTTGGACGACCTAGGCTACCCCTGGGAGCGGGGACGCCTCGACGCCGCACCCCATCCGTTCTCGACGGGGACGACGTACGACGCCCGGATCACCACCCGCTACGACGAGTCGGATCCGATGGGGGCGTTGCTCTCGACGATCCACGAGTTCGGCCACGCCACCTACACGCTCGGCCTGCCCGACGACGCCTACGGGTCGCCACTTGGCGAGGCGCGGGACCTCTCGATCCACGAGTCACAGTCGCGCCTGTGGGAGAACCACGTCGGCCGGTCGACGGCGTTCTGGGAGCGGTGCCTCCCGCGGGTTCGCGACCACTTGGACGTCGGCGACGTGAGCGTCCGCGAGGCGTACGAGGCGGTCAACGCCGTCGACCCCACGAACCTCGTCCGGGTCGAGGCCGACGAACTCACCTACCACCTCCACATCGTCCTCCGGTTCGAGATCGAACGCGACCTGATCCGAGGCGGCCTCGACGTGGCGGAGGTGCCGGCCGTCTGGAACGAGAAGATGGCGTCGTATCTGGGCGTCCGGCCCGAGACGGACGCCGAGGGGTGTCTCCAGGACATCCACTGGTCGCACGGCAACTTCGGCTACTTCCCCACCTACTCGCTGGGGAGCGTGATCGCCGCCCAACTGTTCGACGCCGCCGACCGCGACGTCGACGGCCTCGACGACTCGATCCGGCGGGGCGAGTTCGACCCACTCCACGAGTGGCTGACCGACCGGATCCACCGCCACGGCAAGCGCTTCGAGACGAACGAACTCGTCCGGCGAGCCACCGGTTCCGACGTCGCCGCCGACGCGTTCGTCGACTACGCGACCGAGAAGTACACCGAACTGTACGATATCGACCGATAG
- a CDS encoding DUF7093 family protein, whose amino-acid sequence MGLRCLLGHEYANREVEREREERGDEVVVTYRTVEMCDRCGERRIVSENKEVRPVQGPADETMATGLGSDGVTPDLGEGDGPTDGQAVADDGTGDGGDPTVGESEELGSASEPEPDSEPEPVIAEADSDSDSDPDDGTGSVDDAIILDDDDGSSEDRGHGEWPAAHGSDSGPEPDPSTGDSTGPDATDGSTVVGSGDDWPEPEGEDEGFDAEPSDVDPPAATVGGSTTAEDERGGAATNGSVSSSTTDKQFVAADEVEPIGDDRDGTATEFFCPNCGYARAAGGSSMRAGDICPECHKSYITER is encoded by the coding sequence ATGGGACTCAGGTGCCTGCTGGGACACGAGTACGCGAACCGCGAGGTGGAGCGCGAGCGCGAGGAGCGGGGTGACGAAGTGGTGGTGACCTACCGGACCGTCGAGATGTGCGACCGGTGTGGGGAGCGCCGGATCGTCAGCGAGAACAAGGAGGTCCGGCCGGTGCAGGGCCCTGCCGACGAGACGATGGCGACGGGACTGGGCAGCGACGGTGTGACGCCCGACCTCGGGGAAGGCGACGGACCGACCGACGGGCAAGCCGTCGCCGACGACGGCACCGGCGATGGCGGCGACCCGACCGTGGGTGAGTCCGAAGAGCTCGGGTCGGCGTCCGAGCCGGAGCCCGATTCGGAGCCGGAACCGGTGATTGCGGAGGCCGACTCCGACTCCGACTCTGACCCCGACGACGGAACCGGGAGCGTCGACGACGCGATCATCCTCGACGACGACGATGGGTCGAGCGAGGACCGCGGGCACGGCGAGTGGCCCGCCGCGCACGGATCGGACTCCGGGCCCGAACCGGATCCGTCCACGGGCGACTCGACGGGTCCCGACGCGACCGACGGGTCGACCGTCGTCGGTTCCGGCGACGATTGGCCCGAACCGGAGGGAGAAGACGAAGGGTTCGACGCCGAACCGAGTGACGTCGATCCGCCCGCGGCGACGGTCGGGGGGTCGACGACGGCCGAGGACGAGCGTGGGGGCGCGGCCACGAACGGGTCGGTCTCGTCGTCGACCACCGACAAGCAGTTCGTCGCCGCCGACGAGGTGGAACCGATCGGCGACGACCGTGACGGGACGGCGACGGAGTTTTTCTGCCCCAACTGTGGCTACGCCCGCGCGGCCGGTGGATCCTCGATGCGTGCTGGCGACATCTGCCCGGAGTGTCACAAGTCGTACATTACCGAGCGGTGA
- a CDS encoding ATP-dependent helicase yields MSDDATVTRLFGGPGSGKTTALLDRVDELLEDDDVDVRDVLVVSYTRAAAAEVRERLAERLDTSPRALQGNVCTMHAKAYELLDLSRGDVVGESDKKEFCEEYGVEFEDEYGGAGRRTARSTTLGNKIIATSQWLQRTQRDVADWYDVPFQWDVETVRLPPDRDPNAQEGNKYTPTWPSDDERIDVPQVIRAWRAYKGEHGLVGFADMLERVAERSLVPHVDYLVIDEFQDITTLQHGVFEEWKPHMEGVLIAGDDDQVVYAWQGADPSILLDAAVDEDVVLPNSYRLPSRILNVVNREIRHIDVRQEKDLNPRKEGGVVEGIQNPSMFEVVRNVKHTVDTTDETLMILFRARYQMFQFIDDFLPKGIPFSMMTDQRMWTDRLTQYVRAVEKVEAGESIDGLEARRLADMLQESAFGTNERDDFYDYLDDREEAADADDITELEVPADVVEDHVPFMPGRSAAGDMLRKVTSFQRDAVDAYFEGDYHGMDPSRVRVGTIHSAKGREADHVFVCTDLTEKVVEQMAASVDDPTDVAGVEEFTAHTSPVPLLTDNERRVFYVGMSRARERLVLLENLIGGAPTLPISVLLHDELRDEDVEAMLEEAQSTPVPEPEA; encoded by the coding sequence ATGAGTGACGACGCGACGGTCACCCGTCTCTTCGGTGGCCCCGGCAGCGGGAAGACCACCGCCCTCCTCGACCGGGTCGACGAACTCCTCGAGGACGACGACGTCGACGTTCGCGACGTGTTGGTCGTCTCCTACACGCGCGCCGCCGCCGCCGAGGTCCGGGAACGCCTCGCCGAGCGACTGGACACGTCGCCGCGGGCGCTCCAAGGCAACGTCTGTACGATGCACGCGAAGGCGTACGAACTGCTGGATCTCTCCCGCGGGGACGTGGTCGGCGAGAGCGACAAGAAGGAGTTCTGCGAGGAGTACGGCGTCGAGTTCGAGGACGAGTACGGTGGGGCCGGCCGACGGACGGCCCGGTCGACGACCCTCGGCAACAAGATCATCGCCACCAGCCAGTGGCTCCAGCGCACCCAGCGCGACGTGGCCGACTGGTACGACGTGCCCTTCCAGTGGGACGTCGAGACGGTGCGACTCCCCCCGGACCGGGATCCGAACGCCCAAGAGGGGAACAAGTACACCCCGACGTGGCCGTCGGACGACGAGCGGATCGACGTGCCACAGGTGATCCGCGCCTGGCGCGCCTACAAGGGCGAACACGGACTCGTCGGCTTCGCCGACATGCTGGAGCGGGTGGCCGAGCGGTCGCTGGTTCCCCACGTCGACTACCTCGTCATCGACGAGTTTCAGGACATCACCACCCTCCAACACGGGGTGTTCGAGGAGTGGAAACCCCACATGGAGGGCGTCCTGATCGCCGGCGACGACGACCAGGTGGTGTACGCGTGGCAGGGGGCCGATCCCAGCATTCTGCTCGACGCGGCGGTCGACGAGGACGTGGTCCTGCCCAACTCCTATCGGCTCCCGTCGCGCATCCTCAACGTCGTCAATCGGGAGATCCGTCACATCGACGTCCGCCAGGAGAAGGACCTCAACCCCCGCAAGGAGGGTGGCGTCGTCGAGGGGATCCAGAACCCCTCGATGTTCGAGGTGGTGCGGAACGTGAAACACACCGTCGACACCACCGACGAGACGCTGATGATCCTCTTCCGGGCCCGCTACCAGATGTTCCAGTTCATCGACGACTTCCTCCCGAAAGGAATCCCCTTCTCGATGATGACCGACCAGCGGATGTGGACCGACCGCCTCACGCAGTACGTTCGTGCCGTCGAGAAGGTAGAAGCGGGCGAATCGATCGACGGACTGGAGGCGCGCCGCCTCGCCGACATGCTCCAGGAGTCGGCGTTCGGGACGAACGAGCGCGACGACTTCTACGACTACCTCGACGACCGCGAGGAGGCGGCCGACGCCGACGACATCACCGAACTCGAGGTGCCGGCCGACGTCGTCGAGGACCACGTCCCCTTCATGCCCGGGCGGAGCGCCGCGGGGGACATGCTCCGGAAGGTGACGAGTTTCCAGCGCGACGCCGTCGACGCCTACTTCGAGGGCGACTACCACGGGATGGATCCAAGTCGGGTCCGCGTCGGCACCATCCACTCCGCGAAGGGCCGGGAGGCCGACCACGTGTTCGTCTGTACGGACCTCACGGAGAAGGTGGTCGAGCAGATGGCGGCGAGCGTCGACGACCCGACCGACGTGGCCGGCGTCGAGGAGTTCACCGCCCACACGAGTCCCGTCCCCCTGCTGACCGACAACGAGCGCCGCGTGTTCTACGTCGGGATGAGTCGTGCCCGGGAGCGACTCGTCCTCCTCGAGAACCTGATCGGTGGCGCACCGACCCTCCCGATCAGCGTCCTCCTGCACGACGAACTCCGCGACGAGGACGTCGAGGCGATGCTGGAGGAGGCCCAGTCCACGCCGGTCCCCGAACCCGAGGCGTGA
- a CDS encoding aminomethyltransferase family protein, which yields MTRGLHADYGAEFETRGGRTVVAHYGRPERTHLAVRNGVGVIEMGYGVVVVEGGDAVDYVDNAVSNRVPDADGEGCYALLLDPQGGIDTDLYVYNAGERLLCFTPPARAEPLAADWSDKVFIQDVSIRDATDDFAVFGVHGPNATETLSTLLAGATISEAPLTFVRGSIADAGVTAVSTDDPTGETGYEVVCAADDAESVLDSLLTRGTPTTPVGYRTWETLTLEAGTPLFETELDGRIPNVAGVRNALDFDKGCYVGQEVVSRVENRGRPSKRLVNLLLLPDADADSVVPDTGAAVLDGDASVGEVTRGAASPSLSGQPIALAYVDSDAYERDDPLDLDLDLGVRVDGDVVNAAFSDLPFVEGSGRSARRPSY from the coding sequence ATGACACGCGGCCTCCACGCCGACTACGGCGCCGAGTTCGAGACGCGCGGCGGACGCACGGTCGTCGCGCACTACGGTCGCCCAGAGCGGACCCACCTCGCGGTCCGCAACGGCGTCGGCGTCATCGAGATGGGCTACGGCGTCGTCGTCGTCGAGGGAGGAGACGCCGTCGACTACGTCGACAACGCCGTCTCCAACCGCGTCCCGGACGCCGACGGCGAGGGGTGTTACGCACTCCTGCTCGACCCACAGGGCGGGATCGACACCGACCTGTACGTCTACAACGCCGGGGAACGGCTCCTCTGTTTCACGCCGCCGGCCCGCGCCGAACCCCTCGCGGCCGACTGGAGCGACAAGGTGTTCATCCAGGACGTGTCGATCCGCGACGCCACCGACGACTTCGCTGTCTTCGGCGTCCACGGACCGAACGCGACGGAGACGCTCTCGACTCTGTTGGCCGGAGCGACGATTTCGGAGGCGCCACTCACGTTCGTCCGCGGCTCGATCGCCGACGCCGGCGTGACGGCCGTCTCGACGGACGACCCGACCGGGGAGACGGGCTACGAGGTGGTGTGCGCGGCCGACGACGCCGAGTCCGTCCTCGACTCACTGCTCACCCGTGGTACCCCGACGACGCCCGTCGGCTACCGGACGTGGGAGACGCTGACGCTGGAGGCGGGGACGCCGCTGTTCGAGACCGAACTCGACGGCCGGATTCCGAACGTCGCGGGCGTGCGAAACGCCCTCGACTTCGACAAAGGGTGTTACGTCGGCCAAGAGGTCGTCTCCCGCGTCGAGAACCGGGGCCGCCCGAGCAAACGGCTGGTCAACCTCCTCCTCCTTCCCGACGCCGATGCCGATTCGGTGGTACCAGACACCGGTGCGGCGGTGCTCGACGGCGACGCCAGCGTCGGGGAAGTGACTCGTGGCGCCGCGAGTCCATCACTCTCTGGGCAACCGATCGCGCTCGCGTACGTCGATAGCGACGCGTACGAACGTGACGATCCCCTCGATCTCGACCTCGACCTGGGCGTGCGCGTCGACGGCGACGTGGTGAACGCGGCGTTCAGCGATCTCCCCTTCGTCGAGGGGAGCGGCCGATCGGCCCGCCGCCCCAGTTACTGA
- a CDS encoding DUF5611 family protein, whose protein sequence is MKKYKMRRGETLEENAPDLKGTIESYFGTVTGTEEVDGHELYVVEDPDNPVFERIVAGAAEYSSKKDRLAVHFEERDAADVIAEGNADAAEDAVNAKNDFLLEVTKRDAKSRRDSMKRSVEDDPDDVPNA, encoded by the coding sequence ATGAAGAAGTACAAGATGCGTCGTGGGGAGACGCTGGAGGAGAACGCGCCGGATCTGAAAGGAACGATCGAGAGCTACTTCGGCACGGTGACGGGCACCGAGGAGGTCGACGGCCACGAACTCTACGTCGTCGAGGACCCCGACAACCCCGTCTTCGAGCGCATCGTCGCCGGTGCCGCGGAGTACAGCAGCAAGAAGGACAGACTGGCCGTCCACTTCGAGGAGCGCGACGCCGCGGACGTGATCGCCGAGGGCAACGCCGACGCCGCCGAAGACGCCGTCAACGCCAAGAACGACTTCCTCTTGGAGGTGACCAAGCGGGACGCCAAGTCGCGGCGCGACTCGATGAAACGCTCCGTCGAGGACGACCCCGACGACGTGCCGAACGCGTAA
- a CDS encoding HVO_0416 family zinc finger protein produces the protein MAAGPSEHDDELFDQFLADNGHETTPVRWERSYNKLQCPDCGALHEESATDCSVCGWDPAA, from the coding sequence ATGGCAGCCGGACCCAGCGAACACGACGACGAACTGTTCGACCAGTTCCTCGCGGACAACGGCCACGAGACGACACCGGTACGCTGGGAACGATCCTATAACAAGCTACAGTGCCCGGACTGTGGGGCACTCCACGAGGAGTCGGCCACCGACTGCTCGGTCTGTGGGTGGGACCCGGCGGCCTGA
- a CDS encoding geranylgeranyl reductase family protein, giving the protein MYDFVVVGVGPAGARFARRAAEAGYDVLALEKGTVGTPLACSGHVSTDVWEYVPDDAEHRLRQNRVYGANFHLGGPESRAYPFYESEEVSNVIDRVELDRTLADAARRAGADVREGHTVTGVEERADGVTVTASADGGTVTFETRLVAGCDGPVSRVRREAGLPEPAERLHGVLAFDDTPDDGDFVDVHLTVPRFFAWRIPRGEAGVEYGLAAPPGVEVTEAFDRLTDAYGVETDRRCSGGIPIGPPETVTGDRVFLLGDAAAQTKPFTGGGILYGMIAADHAAETIDPADPSTLADYERAWRDDLRREIGLGHLIRRAYSLPEPIQRLGLWALDGEIGVHMDRPTSLLSARHLRAVASGLLPSGSDPSPTDGEDGQ; this is encoded by the coding sequence ATGTACGACTTCGTCGTGGTCGGCGTCGGACCGGCGGGCGCACGCTTCGCCCGCCGGGCGGCCGAGGCCGGGTACGACGTCCTGGCTCTGGAGAAGGGGACGGTCGGCACACCGCTCGCCTGTTCGGGCCACGTCAGCACGGACGTCTGGGAGTACGTCCCCGACGACGCCGAGCACCGCCTGCGGCAAAACCGGGTGTACGGCGCGAACTTCCACCTCGGCGGCCCGGAGTCGCGGGCCTATCCTTTCTACGAGTCCGAGGAGGTGTCGAACGTCATCGATCGGGTCGAACTTGACCGGACGCTCGCCGACGCCGCACGGAGGGCCGGGGCCGACGTGCGCGAGGGCCACACGGTCACGGGGGTCGAAGAACGCGCCGACGGGGTGACCGTGACCGCGAGCGCCGACGGCGGGACGGTCACGTTCGAGACACGACTGGTCGCTGGCTGTGACGGCCCCGTCTCGCGGGTGCGCCGCGAGGCTGGCCTCCCCGAACCGGCCGAGCGACTCCACGGTGTCCTCGCCTTCGACGACACCCCCGACGACGGCGACTTCGTCGACGTCCACCTGACGGTGCCGCGCTTTTTCGCGTGGCGCATCCCCCGTGGCGAGGCGGGCGTCGAGTACGGCCTCGCCGCGCCGCCGGGCGTCGAGGTGACCGAGGCGTTCGACCGCCTGACCGACGCCTACGGCGTCGAAACGGACCGCCGCTGTTCGGGTGGCATCCCGATCGGGCCGCCGGAGACGGTGACCGGCGACCGGGTCTTCCTCCTCGGCGACGCCGCCGCCCAGACCAAACCCTTCACCGGCGGGGGCATCCTCTACGGTATGATCGCCGCGGACCACGCCGCCGAGACGATCGATCCCGCGGACCCCTCGACGCTCGCCGACTACGAACGGGCGTGGCGCGACGACCTGCGTCGGGAGATCGGACTCGGCCACCTGATTCGGCGGGCGTACTCGCTCCCGGAGCCGATCCAACGTCTCGGCCTGTGGGCGCTCGACGGCGAAATCGGCGTCCACATGGACCGTCCCACGTCGCTCCTCTCGGCGCGTCACCTCCGGGCGGTCGCCTCGGGACTCCTCCCCTCGGGGAGCGACCCGTCGCCCACCGACGGCGAGGACGGTCAGTAA